From Glycine soja cultivar W05 chromosome 4, ASM419377v2, whole genome shotgun sequence, the proteins below share one genomic window:
- the LOC114410768 gene encoding uncharacterized protein LOC114410768, with protein MLHTNPIDEFKLPFGIQSLLQDFDDVFLTSVPDSLPPLRGIAHHIDLIPGASLPNRPTYRSNPQETKEIERQVSELLRKGWVRDSMSPCVVPVILVPKKDDSWWMCSDCRAINNITIKYRHPIPWLDDLLDELAKGVQVDVEKVKAIQEWPTPKTVSEVMGFHGLASFYRRFVKDFSTLVAPLTEVVKKNHYLLPKEFVIHSDHESLKYLKGQGKLNKRHAKWVKFLEQFPYVIKHKKGKGNVVADVLSRRHALLAMLETKLFGLESLKDMYVHDVDFAEIFAACEKFSENGYYRHNGFLFKENKFCVPKCSIRELLVSESHERGVDGTLWDSKDPGNSTRAFLLASYEA; from the exons ATGTTGCATACTAACCCaattgatgaatttaaattGCCTTTTGGTATTCAGTCTCTTCTGcaggattttgatgatgtgtttCTAACAAGTGTACCGGATAGTTTGCCACCATTGAGGGGAATTGCGCATCACATTGATCTCATTCCAGGAGCGTCCTTGCCCAATCGGCCAACTTATAGGAGCAACCCACAAGAAACTAAGGAGATTGAAAGGCAAGTGTCCGAACTCCTACGCAAAGGTTGGGtgagagatagtatgagtccgTGCGTTGTACCTGTCATTCTAGTACCCAAGAAGGACGACTCATGGTGGATGTGTTCTGATTGTAGAGCCATAAACAACATCACCATCAAGTATAGGCATCCAATCCCCTGGTTAgatgatcttcttgatgaact TGCTAAGGGAGTACAGGTGGATGTGGAAAAGgttaaggccatccaagaatggccaacACCTAAGACCGTGAGTGAGGTGATGGGATTTCATGGTTTAGCAAGTTTCTATAGGAGATTTGTTAAGGATTTTAGTACATTGGTTGCACCTCTAACTGAAGTTGTTAAGAAGAAT CATTACTTATTACCCAAAGAGTTTGTCATCCATAGTGATCACGAGtccttaaaatacttaaaaggccAAGGAAAGCTTAATAAGAGGCATGCTAAGTGGGTAAAGTttttagagcaatttccatatgtcatcaaacataaaaaggggaaaggGAATGTAGTGGCTGATGTGTTGTCTAGGAGACATGCTTTACTTGCTATGCTTGAAACTAAACTGTTTGGTCTCGAGTCTTTGAAAGACATGTATGTGCATGATGTGGACTTTGCTGAAATTTTTGCTGCATGTGAAAAGTTTTCTGAAAATGGTTACTATAGGCATAATGGATTCttgtttaaagaaaataaattttgtgtgCCTAAGTGTTCCATTAGAGAGTTGCTTGTGAGTGAATCACATGAAAGGGGGGTTGATGGGACACTTTGGGATTCAAAAGACCCTGGAAATTCTACAAGAGCATTTCTTTTGGCCTCATATGAGGCGTGA